From a region of the Streptacidiphilus albus JL83 genome:
- a CDS encoding alpha,alpha-trehalose-phosphate synthase (UDP-forming) has translation MVEASPARILLASNRGPVSYSIEDDGELTARRGGGGLVSGLSAIGEEVDSVWVCAALSEGDRAATRQGLTDPSVRMLDIDAGTFARAYNGIANSTLWFVHHLIFNTPTTPVFGASFRREWASYQAYNRAFAEALAEAATPGATVMVQDYHLSLTPRLLRELRPDLRIGHFSHTPWAPPDYYRLLPDDVAAQVLAGILGADRAGFLTRRWAAAFADCCEAVLGAAVDRREDGTVTVTHAGRTTVLGVHALGADGDFLRERAHRPDVDSRLAALREAVGDRRTIVRVDRTELSKNIVRGLHAYEHLLRTRPEWLERVVHIAFAYPSRHDLPEYREYTASVLRTAQEINDEFGTPTWQPVILHVNDDFPRSLAAYRLADVALVNPIRDGMNLVAKEIPAVSDAGCALVLSREAGAYEELGEDAITVNPYDVIATAEALHTGLSMDPEERADRCKRLAAAGTALPPSAWFLEQYRALEQQD, from the coding sequence ATGGTCGAAGCAAGCCCGGCACGGATCCTGCTCGCCTCCAACCGGGGGCCGGTCTCCTACAGCATCGAGGACGACGGTGAGCTCACCGCGCGCCGCGGCGGCGGCGGACTGGTGTCCGGGCTGTCCGCGATCGGCGAAGAGGTGGACTCGGTCTGGGTCTGCGCGGCGTTGTCCGAGGGCGACCGCGCCGCCACCCGGCAGGGGCTCACCGACCCCTCGGTCCGGATGCTGGACATCGACGCCGGCACCTTCGCCCGCGCCTACAACGGCATCGCCAACTCGACCCTCTGGTTCGTCCACCACCTGATCTTCAACACCCCGACCACTCCGGTCTTCGGCGCCTCCTTCCGCCGCGAGTGGGCCTCCTACCAGGCCTACAACCGGGCCTTCGCCGAGGCGCTGGCCGAGGCCGCCACCCCCGGCGCCACGGTGATGGTCCAGGACTACCACCTCTCGCTGACCCCCCGGCTGCTCCGCGAGCTCCGCCCCGACCTGCGGATCGGCCACTTCTCGCACACCCCCTGGGCCCCGCCGGACTACTACCGGCTGCTGCCCGACGACGTCGCCGCGCAGGTGCTGGCCGGCATCCTCGGCGCGGACCGCGCCGGGTTCCTGACCCGCCGCTGGGCCGCCGCCTTCGCCGACTGCTGCGAGGCGGTGCTCGGCGCCGCCGTCGACCGCCGCGAGGACGGCACGGTGACCGTCACCCACGCCGGCCGGACGACGGTGCTCGGGGTGCACGCGCTGGGCGCCGACGGCGACTTCCTGCGCGAGCGGGCCCACCGGCCCGATGTGGACTCCCGGCTGGCGGCGCTGCGCGAGGCCGTCGGCGACCGCCGCACCATCGTCCGGGTGGACCGGACCGAGCTGTCCAAGAACATCGTCCGCGGGCTGCACGCCTACGAGCACCTGCTGCGGACCCGGCCGGAGTGGCTGGAGCGGGTGGTCCACATCGCCTTCGCCTACCCCTCGCGACACGACCTGCCGGAGTACCGCGAGTACACCGCCTCGGTGCTGCGCACCGCGCAGGAGATCAACGACGAGTTCGGCACGCCGACCTGGCAGCCCGTCATCCTCCATGTGAACGACGACTTCCCACGCTCGCTGGCCGCCTACCGGCTCGCGGACGTGGCCCTGGTCAACCCGATCCGGGACGGGATGAACCTGGTCGCCAAGGAGATCCCGGCCGTCTCCGACGCGGGCTGCGCGCTGGTCCTCTCCCGCGAGGCGGGCGCCTACGAGGAGCTCGGCGAGGACGCGATCACGGTCAACCCCTACGACGTGATCGCCACCGCCGAGGCCCTCCACACCGGGCTGTCCATGGACCCGGAGGAGCGCGCCGACCGCTGCAAGCGGCTGGCGGCGGCGGGCACCGCGCTGCCGCCCAGCGCCTGGTTCCTGGAACAGTACCGAGCCTTGGAACAGCAGGACTGA
- the otsB gene encoding trehalose-phosphatase has product MALPEPHTAAGAAGLAALLKDPTRAVVGLDYDGTLAPIVADPEQARAHPAAVPALARLAPLVAAVVVVTGRPAATAVRLGGFADVPGLEHLTVLGHYGLERWDAATGELRAPGEHPGIAGLRADLALLELPPGAWIEDKGHALAVHTRRAAVPDAALAELDAPLRALAARHRLAVEPGRMVLELRPPGMDKGVALTAFLREREAGSVLFGGDDLGDLAAYDAVDGLRDSAGLPGLLVCSAPATGEPPVAALADRADLVVPGPDGIAALLAELAAELADR; this is encoded by the coding sequence ATGGCCCTTCCCGAACCGCATACCGCTGCCGGAGCCGCCGGGCTCGCGGCGTTGCTCAAGGATCCGACCCGCGCCGTCGTCGGGCTCGACTACGACGGCACGCTCGCGCCGATCGTGGCCGACCCCGAGCAGGCCAGGGCCCACCCGGCCGCCGTGCCCGCGCTGGCCCGACTGGCGCCGCTGGTCGCCGCCGTGGTCGTGGTCACCGGCCGGCCGGCCGCCACCGCCGTCCGGCTCGGCGGCTTCGCGGACGTCCCCGGCCTGGAGCACCTGACCGTGCTCGGCCACTACGGACTGGAGCGCTGGGACGCCGCCACCGGTGAGCTGCGCGCGCCCGGGGAGCACCCGGGCATCGCCGGGCTGCGGGCGGACCTGGCGCTGCTGGAGCTGCCGCCGGGCGCCTGGATCGAGGACAAGGGGCACGCCCTCGCCGTCCACACCCGCCGTGCCGCCGTGCCCGATGCGGCGCTGGCCGAGCTGGACGCGCCGCTGCGGGCGCTGGCCGCGCGGCACCGACTGGCGGTCGAGCCCGGTCGGATGGTGCTGGAGCTGCGTCCGCCGGGGATGGACAAGGGCGTCGCGCTGACCGCCTTCCTGCGCGAGCGGGAGGCCGGCAGCGTGCTCTTCGGCGGGGACGACCTCGGCGACCTGGCCGCCTACGACGCGGTCGACGGCCTGCGCGACTCGGCCGGGCTGCCCGGACTGCTGGTCTGCAGCGCCCCGGCCACCGGCGAGCCCCCGGTGGCGGCCCTGGCCGACCGCGCCGACCTGGTCGTCCCCGGTCCGGACGGGATCGCCGCGCTGCTGGCGGAGTTGGCGGCGGAACTGGCGGACCGGTAG
- a CDS encoding DUF3263 domain-containing protein — protein MDELSDRDRAILALEARPWRTPGAKEAAVREQLGIAPVRYYQLLNGLLDRPAALAHDPLLVNRLRRLREQRRSRR, from the coding sequence ATGGACGAGCTCAGCGACCGCGACCGCGCGATCCTCGCGCTGGAGGCGCGACCCTGGCGCACCCCGGGGGCCAAGGAGGCCGCCGTCCGCGAGCAGCTCGGGATCGCGCCGGTCCGCTACTACCAGCTGCTCAACGGCCTGCTGGACCGGCCGGCCGCGCTGGCCCACGACCCGCTGCTGGTCAACCGGCTCCGACGGCTCCGGGAGCAGCGCCGCTCCCGCCGCTGA
- a CDS encoding cupin domain-containing protein, whose product MTSISSFAVHIPDADLEPDPLDPEQIVAGSPEVSGAVLWESEDGKQIRGIWQITPGTVTDTEADELFVVVSGRATIAVEDGATFDVGPGDACVLREGDRTTWTVHETLRKAYHITLP is encoded by the coding sequence ATGACCAGCATCAGCAGCTTCGCCGTGCACATCCCCGACGCCGACCTGGAGCCGGATCCGCTGGACCCGGAGCAGATCGTCGCCGGCTCCCCCGAGGTCTCCGGCGCGGTCCTCTGGGAGTCCGAGGACGGCAAGCAGATCCGCGGAATCTGGCAGATCACCCCGGGCACCGTCACCGACACCGAGGCCGACGAGCTGTTCGTGGTGGTCAGCGGCCGGGCCACGATCGCGGTCGAGGACGGCGCGACCTTCGACGTCGGCCCCGGCGACGCCTGCGTGCTGCGCGAGGGCGACCGGACCACCTGGACCGTCCACGAGACCCTGCGCAAGGCGTACCACATCACCCTGCCGTAG
- a CDS encoding carbohydrate ABC transporter permease: MATDTVPVPASAKPRSPQVLKQRKPPRLRTVITAGAAYVIGIFFLLPYIEMFITALRPHNELLDRDYFPSHPTLHNFLSTGIASNIGVSLEIAGGATLLVLLVGIPAAYYTARRKFFGRGVFLVLVLITQMFQPTAMIVGIYREFLQFNMVNSIWALILVNAGFNMAFAIWILNAYFGAIPKEIEEAAIVDGCSRIGALFRVIIPLALPGIVTALIFTFIAAWNEFIVALTLMNSDPGTEPLTVRLSSFVGQYSTDWGHLFAAGLLSTVPVIILFALIEGKVVSGLTSGSVK; this comes from the coding sequence ATGGCCACCGACACCGTGCCCGTGCCCGCGTCCGCCAAGCCCCGGTCCCCGCAGGTGCTGAAGCAGCGCAAGCCGCCCCGGCTGCGCACCGTCATCACCGCCGGCGCCGCCTACGTCATCGGGATCTTCTTCCTGCTGCCGTACATCGAGATGTTCATCACCGCGCTGCGCCCGCACAACGAACTCCTGGACCGGGACTACTTCCCCAGCCACCCCACCCTGCACAACTTCCTGTCCACCGGCATCGCCTCCAACATCGGCGTCAGCCTGGAGATCGCCGGCGGCGCGACGCTGCTGGTCCTGCTGGTCGGCATCCCGGCCGCGTACTACACCGCCAGGCGCAAGTTCTTCGGGCGTGGGGTCTTCCTGGTCCTGGTGCTGATCACCCAGATGTTCCAGCCGACCGCGATGATCGTCGGCATCTACCGCGAGTTCCTGCAGTTCAACATGGTGAACTCGATCTGGGCACTGATCCTGGTCAACGCCGGCTTCAACATGGCCTTCGCGATCTGGATCCTCAACGCCTACTTCGGCGCCATCCCCAAGGAGATCGAGGAAGCCGCGATCGTCGACGGCTGCTCCCGGATCGGCGCGCTGTTCCGCGTCATCATCCCGCTGGCGCTGCCGGGCATCGTCACCGCGCTGATCTTCACCTTCATCGCCGCCTGGAACGAGTTCATCGTCGCCCTGACGCTGATGAACTCCGACCCCGGCACCGAGCCGCTGACCGTCAGGCTCTCCTCCTTCGTCGGCCAGTACTCCACCGACTGGGGCCACCTCTTCGCCGCCGGGCTGCTCTCCACCGTCCCGGTGATCATCCTGTTCGCCCTGATCGAGGGCAAGGTCGTCTCCGGCCTCACCTCCGGATCGGTCAAGTAG
- a CDS encoding carbohydrate ABC transporter permease codes for MIWPVVQMFLTSREKYDSMGFDHGSAGWSEFTKLFDEPVLNGVLIRTAVWVFGVVTVTVLVSLGVAQLFNKQFPGRKVARWALIAPWAASVVMTAIIFKWMLDPSNGVITLIGHDLGFIKQFNGPGSNPLSEQTPAFIWEMFVAVFVSVPFTTYALLAGLQAVPGEVYEAAKLDGASVFRTYWSVTLPLLRPALMVAALINVMNVFNSFPIIYEMNGGGANSADATSTIFMYTTEQSNIGEGAAMSVVNFGFIIVIVLLFLRASKWNSAED; via the coding sequence GTGATCTGGCCGGTCGTCCAGATGTTCCTGACCTCCCGCGAGAAGTACGACTCGATGGGCTTCGACCACGGGTCGGCCGGGTGGTCGGAATTCACCAAGCTGTTCGACGAGCCGGTCCTCAACGGGGTCCTCATCCGCACCGCGGTCTGGGTCTTCGGCGTCGTCACGGTCACCGTGCTCGTCTCCCTCGGTGTGGCCCAGCTCTTCAACAAGCAGTTCCCCGGCCGCAAGGTCGCCCGCTGGGCGCTGATCGCGCCCTGGGCCGCCTCGGTCGTGATGACCGCCATCATCTTCAAGTGGATGCTGGACCCGAGCAACGGCGTGATCACCCTCATCGGTCACGACCTCGGCTTCATCAAGCAGTTCAACGGCCCCGGCTCCAACCCCCTCTCCGAGCAGACCCCGGCCTTCATCTGGGAGATGTTCGTCGCGGTCTTCGTCTCGGTCCCGTTCACCACCTACGCGCTGCTGGCCGGCCTGCAGGCGGTCCCGGGCGAGGTCTACGAGGCCGCCAAGCTCGACGGCGCCTCGGTCTTCCGGACCTACTGGTCCGTCACCCTGCCGCTGCTGCGCCCCGCGCTGATGGTGGCGGCGCTCATCAACGTGATGAACGTCTTCAACTCGTTCCCGATCATCTACGAGATGAACGGGGGCGGCGCCAACAGCGCCGACGCCACCAGCACCATCTTCATGTACACCACCGAGCAGTCGAACATCGGTGAGGGCGCTGCGATGTCGGTGGTCAACTTCGGCTTCATCATCGTGATCGTCCTGCTGTTCCTGCGGGCGTCCAAGTGGAACTCCGCGGAGGACTGA
- a CDS encoding extracellular solute-binding protein: MLALSALGVAGAMALTACSSSSSSKASSGSSGGSTTINLLAADYGTAGTSNSSQAYWQGIATAFHAQNPSITVHVQTISWTDWQAKTTAMFQAKQYPDILEGDAPQQFASDNLLYPLSQVMSASTIANLIPVFEKQEENNGVAYGAPFTTSARAMFYNKKLFAQAKITTPPTTWDELKADAAAIKALPGGNVGYDMPLGPEEAQGESLMWMLGNGGNYTDSSGKYAINSAQNIATFQYMQGLVAAGDTESGAATQNRTQAWDAFAAGTVGMVGGSGALIPTIQSTGKLTAADYGVVAMPGKSGPLTSALAVHDDITAFNTGGHAAQIKAFLDFAYADKYQEQFDNEYDLLPATTSASTALSASNPVDAGFLAAVPNAVQYPTNTNWDAVLGKIKPTIGAAVNSPSSPASVLGTLQTFALNN; encoded by the coding sequence ATGCTCGCTCTCTCTGCTCTCGGTGTTGCCGGCGCCATGGCCCTGACGGCCTGTAGCAGCAGCTCCTCCTCGAAGGCCTCGTCGGGCTCCAGTGGTGGTTCCACCACCATCAACCTGCTTGCCGCCGACTACGGCACGGCCGGTACCTCGAACAGCTCGCAGGCCTACTGGCAGGGCATCGCCACCGCCTTCCACGCCCAGAACCCGAGCATCACGGTCCATGTCCAGACGATCTCCTGGACCGACTGGCAGGCCAAGACCACGGCGATGTTCCAGGCCAAGCAGTACCCGGACATCCTGGAGGGCGACGCGCCCCAGCAGTTCGCCTCCGACAACCTGCTCTACCCGCTGAGCCAGGTCATGTCGGCGAGCACCATCGCCAACCTGATCCCGGTCTTCGAGAAGCAGGAGGAGAACAACGGCGTCGCCTACGGCGCCCCGTTCACCACCAGCGCCCGCGCCATGTTCTACAACAAGAAGCTCTTCGCGCAGGCCAAGATCACGACGCCGCCGACCACCTGGGACGAGCTGAAGGCCGACGCGGCGGCGATCAAGGCGCTGCCGGGCGGTAACGTGGGCTACGACATGCCGCTGGGCCCGGAGGAGGCGCAGGGCGAGTCGCTGATGTGGATGCTGGGCAACGGTGGCAACTACACCGACAGCTCGGGCAAGTACGCGATCAACTCGGCGCAGAACATCGCGACCTTCCAGTACATGCAGGGACTGGTCGCCGCCGGTGACACCGAGTCCGGCGCCGCCACCCAGAACCGCACCCAGGCCTGGGACGCGTTCGCGGCCGGCACGGTCGGCATGGTCGGCGGCTCCGGCGCGCTGATCCCGACCATCCAGTCCACCGGCAAGCTCACCGCCGCGGACTACGGCGTCGTCGCGATGCCCGGCAAGAGCGGCCCGCTGACCTCCGCCCTCGCCGTCCACGACGACATCACCGCCTTCAACACCGGCGGCCACGCGGCGCAGATCAAGGCGTTCCTGGACTTCGCCTACGCGGACAAGTACCAGGAGCAGTTCGACAACGAGTACGACCTGCTGCCGGCCACCACCTCCGCCTCGACCGCGCTCTCCGCGAGCAACCCGGTCGACGCCGGCTTCCTGGCGGCCGTGCCGAACGCGGTGCAGTACCCGACCAACACCAACTGGGACGCCGTCCTGGGCAAGATCAAGCCGACCATCGGCGCCGCGGTGAACAGCCCCAGCTCCCCGGCCTCCGTCCTGGGCACCCTGCAGACCTTCGCCCTGAACAACTAA
- a CDS encoding ROK family protein, whose translation MKHVIALDVGGTGMKAALVAQDGTLLHVERRATGREHGTDAVVDGILDFAAHLRDEGLRRYGTAAAAAGVVVPGTVDEKNGIAVFSGNLGWRDLPMRRLLSERLADAGHTLPVALGHDVRTGALAEARIGAGQGIDRFLFIALGTGIAGGIGIDGRIEAGAHGNGGEIGHVVVRPGGPPCGCGGRGCLETLASASAVTRAWAAASGDPNADAAGCARAVEAGDKRALEVWSDAVAALADGIIFAQSLLDPRTVIIGGGLAEAGDTLFTPLREAVLERITFQVPPALVPAMLKDTAGCLGAGLLAWDLLSLEVTA comes from the coding sequence GTGAAGCACGTCATCGCACTCGATGTCGGCGGGACCGGCATGAAAGCCGCACTCGTCGCCCAGGACGGCACGCTCCTGCACGTGGAGCGCCGAGCCACCGGCCGGGAACACGGCACGGACGCCGTCGTCGACGGCATCCTCGACTTCGCCGCGCACCTGCGCGACGAGGGCCTGCGCCGCTACGGCACGGCCGCGGCCGCGGCCGGGGTCGTCGTCCCCGGGACGGTCGACGAGAAGAACGGCATCGCCGTCTTCTCCGGCAACCTCGGCTGGCGCGACCTGCCCATGCGCCGGCTCCTCAGCGAACGGCTGGCCGACGCCGGGCACACGCTGCCGGTGGCGCTCGGCCACGACGTCCGCACCGGCGCCCTGGCCGAGGCCAGGATCGGCGCCGGACAGGGCATCGACCGCTTCCTGTTCATCGCACTGGGCACCGGCATCGCCGGCGGCATCGGCATCGACGGACGGATCGAGGCCGGGGCCCACGGCAACGGCGGGGAGATCGGCCATGTGGTCGTCCGGCCCGGCGGGCCGCCGTGCGGCTGCGGTGGACGCGGCTGTCTGGAGACCCTGGCCTCCGCCTCCGCCGTCACCCGCGCCTGGGCCGCCGCCAGCGGCGACCCGAACGCCGACGCGGCCGGCTGCGCGCGGGCCGTCGAGGCCGGCGACAAGCGGGCGCTGGAGGTCTGGTCCGATGCCGTCGCCGCGCTGGCCGACGGGATCATCTTCGCCCAGAGCCTGCTCGACCCCCGAACGGTGATCATCGGTGGCGGCCTCGCCGAGGCCGGTGACACGCTGTTCACACCCCTGCGCGAGGCAGTCCTGGAGCGGATCACGTTCCAGGTGCCGCCCGCGCTCGTACCGGCGATGCTCAAAGACACCGCCGGATGCCTGGGCGCAGGGCTGCTCGCCTGGGATCTGCTCTCACTGGAGGTGACCGCGTGA
- the nagA gene encoding N-acetylglucosamine-6-phosphate deacetylase, which translates to MNNADRTVLAGARLVLPTGVVDNGRLIVENGRIVEAAAASESALPEAPASGPPALDLGGFTVVPGFVDMHVHGGGGASYASGIAEEALTAARTHLEHGTTTTVASTVTGEIDEICRQASVLSELVEDGVLAGVHFEGPFISINRCGAHQPDLLRDPDPALVRKLVDAARGTAKMLTLAPELDGGLESIRLLAELGVIAAVGHTDAGYDQVLAGIDAGATVATHLFNAMPAIGHRAPGPIVALLEDERVTVELIGDGVHLHPAVIDLAMKGAGLDRVALVTDAMSAAGFGDGLYPLGPLQVRVENGVARLVEGGSIAGSTLTLDVAFRRAVTLNGLSLERAAQVLSLNPARQLGLDDRVGSLEPGKYADLVVLDADHQVVAVMRRGEWVVGADAFRVPAPA; encoded by the coding sequence GTGAACAACGCGGACCGCACTGTGCTGGCCGGGGCCAGGCTCGTCCTGCCCACCGGCGTCGTCGACAACGGGCGGCTGATCGTCGAGAACGGCCGGATCGTCGAGGCGGCGGCAGCGTCGGAGAGCGCGCTGCCCGAGGCCCCTGCGTCCGGGCCGCCGGCGCTGGACCTCGGCGGCTTCACCGTCGTCCCCGGGTTCGTGGACATGCACGTCCACGGCGGCGGCGGGGCGTCCTACGCCTCCGGCATCGCCGAGGAGGCGCTGACGGCCGCCCGGACCCATCTGGAGCACGGCACCACCACCACCGTCGCCTCCACCGTCACCGGCGAGATCGACGAGATCTGCCGGCAGGCGTCGGTGCTCAGCGAGCTGGTCGAGGACGGCGTGCTGGCCGGCGTCCACTTCGAGGGCCCGTTCATCAGCATCAACCGCTGCGGGGCGCACCAGCCCGACCTGCTCCGCGACCCCGACCCGGCGCTGGTCCGCAAGCTGGTCGACGCCGCCCGGGGCACCGCCAAGATGCTGACCCTGGCTCCCGAGCTGGACGGCGGCCTGGAGTCCATCCGGCTGCTGGCCGAGCTCGGCGTGATCGCCGCCGTCGGCCACACCGACGCCGGCTACGACCAGGTGCTGGCCGGCATCGACGCCGGTGCGACCGTCGCCACCCACCTCTTCAACGCCATGCCGGCCATCGGCCACCGCGCGCCGGGCCCGATCGTGGCGCTGCTGGAGGACGAGCGGGTCACCGTGGAGCTGATCGGCGACGGGGTGCACCTGCACCCGGCCGTGATCGACCTGGCCATGAAGGGCGCCGGTCTGGACCGGGTCGCCCTGGTCACCGACGCCATGTCGGCGGCCGGCTTCGGCGACGGCCTGTACCCGCTGGGCCCGCTCCAGGTCCGGGTGGAGAACGGCGTCGCCCGGCTGGTCGAGGGCGGCTCCATCGCCGGCAGCACGCTCACCCTGGACGTCGCCTTCCGCCGCGCGGTGACCCTCAACGGCCTGTCGCTGGAGCGCGCCGCCCAGGTGCTCTCGCTGAACCCGGCCAGGCAGCTCGGCCTGGACGACCGGGTCGGCTCGCTGGAGCCCGGCAAGTACGCCGACCTGGTGGTCCTGGACGCCGACCACCAGGTGGTCGCGGTGATGCGCCGGGGCGAGTGGGTCGTCGGCGCGGACGCCTTCCGGGTGCCGGCCCCGGCCTGA
- a CDS encoding carbohydrate-binding protein — protein sequence MMLGAAGVVLAVVIGISVALLHNSPPKSSATAEGSGSAGASSTASASVSPSASASASAALPGATNVSGMTLGGNAVVMNNHTGGASTDGKFVPLTAAGMSITWANVTVPTAGQYTFWVHYANAAGSTSQDPFTMTVNGKQTSQTINLQNWISGNTDWDKAWQRSYASVTLNAGSNTIALSYGGGSSAGINVDQLALTVSSSTPPWN from the coding sequence GTGATGCTCGGCGCGGCCGGCGTGGTGCTGGCCGTGGTCATCGGCATCAGCGTGGCGCTGCTCCACAACAGCCCCCCGAAGTCCTCCGCCACGGCGGAGGGCAGCGGTTCGGCCGGTGCCAGCAGCACCGCTTCGGCCTCGGTCAGCCCCTCCGCCTCGGCCTCGGCCTCGGCGGCGCTCCCGGGGGCGACCAACGTCTCCGGCATGACGCTCGGCGGCAACGCGGTGGTGATGAACAACCACACCGGCGGCGCCTCCACCGACGGCAAGTTCGTCCCGCTGACGGCCGCCGGGATGAGCATCACCTGGGCCAATGTCACCGTGCCGACCGCCGGGCAGTACACCTTCTGGGTGCACTACGCCAACGCGGCCGGCAGCACCTCGCAGGACCCGTTCACGATGACCGTCAACGGCAAGCAGACCAGCCAGACGATCAACCTGCAGAACTGGATCTCGGGCAACACCGACTGGGACAAGGCCTGGCAGCGCTCGTACGCCTCGGTGACGCTCAACGCCGGCAGCAACACCATCGCCCTGAGCTACGGCGGCGGCAGCTCGGCCGGGATCAATGTCGACCAGCTCGCGCTGACCGTTTCCAGCAGCACCCCGCCCTGGAACTAG
- a CDS encoding diguanylate cyclase — protein sequence MDTESEPYVRLETLRSLHRVIADLNAARSLAGTLQAVVEGAVTGLGYEAAAVNLVRPDGDLVVAAVWELDEDGEPDSGIDTMLGRTGSRDSWNRLLAVGEKWGPLVFVPRERSWASPPDIPTWGGGRGIDSPVEEDWHVDDFLFAPMHSLGGELLGVLSVDRPRNGRRPGAWGREALAMFSQQAGIAIGNARLRAEMQRALVRFEREQQTLRASEESYRQAFEYAPSGMAITELHDVAGGRLTRVNDALCRLLGRPRASLERYSFVDLVHPEDEQKLRRVAENGRAEVRLSRRDGGYLWVHLRNSVVADTAEGVRFLLTHVEDIEDRKRHELQLAHRASHDGLTGLPNAAELRIRLRMRLCDRPQALDGGADLLAEESHSYGLSTYESLYSGPAEAYETAGFEHVHAVLPDDPAAEAPGGRGLAVVFCDLDGFKSINDRFGHSAGDAVLIEVARRLQHVVREGDTVARLGGDEFVVLADGVGREEARDLAGRLRTAITPPIRVEGGRTVRVGVSLGIGWAGCGMTIDEVLHTADERMYLEKRSRAGGTGNNPSGGRSHRRAG from the coding sequence ATGGACACCGAGTCGGAGCCGTACGTCCGGCTTGAGACCCTGCGCAGCCTGCACCGCGTCATAGCGGACCTCAACGCGGCCCGCAGCCTCGCCGGGACGCTGCAGGCCGTGGTGGAGGGGGCGGTGACCGGTCTCGGCTACGAGGCGGCCGCCGTCAACCTGGTGCGGCCCGACGGCGACCTGGTCGTCGCCGCGGTCTGGGAGCTCGACGAGGACGGCGAGCCGGACAGCGGGATCGACACCATGCTCGGCCGGACGGGCTCCCGGGACTCCTGGAACCGGCTGCTGGCGGTCGGTGAGAAGTGGGGCCCGCTGGTCTTCGTCCCCCGCGAGCGCTCCTGGGCCAGCCCTCCCGACATCCCCACCTGGGGCGGCGGACGCGGCATCGACTCCCCGGTCGAGGAGGACTGGCACGTCGACGACTTCCTGTTCGCCCCGATGCACAGCCTCGGCGGCGAACTGCTCGGCGTGCTCTCGGTGGACCGGCCGCGCAACGGGCGGCGCCCCGGCGCCTGGGGCCGCGAGGCGCTGGCGATGTTCAGCCAGCAGGCCGGCATCGCCATCGGCAACGCCCGGCTGCGGGCCGAGATGCAGCGCGCGCTGGTCCGCTTCGAGCGCGAGCAGCAGACCCTGCGCGCCAGCGAGGAGAGCTACCGCCAGGCGTTCGAGTACGCCCCGAGCGGGATGGCCATCACCGAGCTGCACGATGTCGCCGGCGGTCGGCTCACCCGGGTCAACGACGCCCTCTGCCGGCTGCTCGGGCGGCCCAGGGCGTCGCTGGAGCGCTACAGCTTCGTCGACCTGGTCCACCCGGAGGACGAGCAGAAGCTGCGCCGGGTGGCCGAGAACGGCCGGGCGGAGGTCCGACTGTCCCGTCGGGACGGCGGCTACCTCTGGGTCCACCTGCGCAACTCGGTGGTCGCCGACACCGCCGAGGGCGTGCGCTTCCTGCTCACCCACGTCGAGGACATCGAGGACCGGAAGCGGCACGAGCTCCAGCTCGCGCACCGGGCCAGCCACGACGGGCTGACCGGGCTGCCGAACGCGGCCGAGCTGCGGATCCGGCTGCGGATGCGGCTGTGCGACCGCCCGCAGGCGCTGGACGGGGGCGCCGACCTCCTCGCCGAGGAGAGCCACAGCTACGGCCTGTCGACCTACGAGAGCCTCTACAGCGGTCCGGCCGAGGCCTACGAGACGGCGGGCTTCGAGCACGTGCACGCGGTGCTGCCGGACGACCCGGCGGCCGAGGCCCCGGGCGGACGCGGGCTCGCGGTGGTCTTCTGCGACCTGGACGGCTTCAAGTCGATCAACGACCGCTTCGGGCACAGCGCCGGCGACGCGGTGCTGATCGAGGTGGCCCGCAGGCTCCAGCACGTGGTCCGCGAGGGCGACACGGTGGCCCGGCTCGGCGGCGACGAGTTCGTGGTCCTGGCCGACGGCGTCGGCCGGGAGGAGGCCCGGGATCTGGCCGGGCGGCTGCGGACCGCGATCACCCCGCCGATCCGGGTCGAGGGCGGCCGTACGGTGCGGGTCGGTGTGAGTCTGGGCATCGGCTGGGCAGGCTGCGGTATGACCATCGACGAGGTACTGCACACCGCTGACGAGCGGATGTATCTGGAGAAGCGCTCCCGCGCAGGTGGGACCGGCAACAACCCCTCCGGCGGGCGCTCCCACCGCCGCGCGGGCTGA